A genomic segment from Vicinamibacterales bacterium encodes:
- a CDS encoding M14 family metallopeptidase, translating into MRMMTTAFLGGALVVASLAPAAGVSAASVDQVAVTSPKAALGFSLGDDYQLANYTQLSGYWRTLDRESDRVSVVEYGTTSEGRPMLMAIVTSPDNHRNLARYKEIARRLALAESLTVDEARDLAAEGKAVVWIDAGLHATEVANAQALTEMVYEMASRNDAETLRILNDVIFLAAFSNPDGLELVANWYMREREPAKRSMAGLPVLYQKYIGHDNNRESLLMNMPESESIGRALYREWFPQIMFNQHQSGPAGTVLFVGQMRDPSNPFLDPLMAPSMELVSAAIHGRFVAEGKPGATNRSFASYQNWWNGGVRSTACFHNQIGILSEISGSPTPIDIAFVPKNLVATNDNPFPVQPQTWHFRQTIEYLLTADRAILDIASEHREHFLLNVYRMGRNAIDKGNRDTWTFTSRRLAEVQAAMARDNVQPGRSGAPAKYAAGLRDPVLRDARGYVLPSDQPDFLTATKFVNALIKNGVTVHLATTAFRIGDKSYPAGSYVVKTAQAFRPHVLDNFEPQDYPDDFAYPGGPPVRPYDVTGYTLAFQMGVQFDRIVEGFDGPFEKIEGMARSPRGRLVGAARPAGYLLSHRPNDAATAVNRLLAQGESVYWLDAPLQVGSTSYPAGTIYVPARASTSAAVAGLASDVGLNFVGLASAPAGAALRLKPPRIGVVDVYGGSMPSGWTQWLLTQYRFPFQVIYPATLDAGDLAARFDVIVLEDGIMREPARGEGGQPRLDAAGVPAEFRDRLGVVTDTRTIPQLRRFLEGGGTVIAIGTSTSIAGKLGLQVASALVEPGTARSLPPEKFYAPGSILQVRVDTAQPLAYGLPETLDIFYDNNPLFRIPPDSPVRPVAWFDAERPVRSGWAWGVTYLKQAVAVADAPVGKGRLLLFGPEVAFRAHPHGSFKFLFNGLFVGGAERVTLPARRK; encoded by the coding sequence ATGCGCATGATGACAACCGCGTTTCTTGGTGGCGCGCTCGTCGTCGCCAGCCTGGCGCCGGCGGCTGGCGTGTCGGCCGCCTCCGTCGATCAGGTGGCCGTGACCAGCCCGAAGGCCGCGCTCGGATTCAGCCTCGGCGACGACTACCAGCTCGCCAACTACACGCAGCTGTCGGGCTATTGGCGGACCCTCGATCGGGAATCCGATCGGGTCTCGGTTGTCGAGTACGGGACGACGTCCGAGGGACGCCCGATGCTCATGGCGATCGTCACGTCCCCGGACAACCACCGCAATCTCGCCCGGTACAAGGAGATCGCGCGCCGGCTGGCGCTGGCCGAGTCGTTGACCGTCGATGAGGCCAGGGATCTCGCCGCCGAAGGAAAGGCGGTGGTGTGGATCGACGCCGGGCTGCACGCGACCGAGGTGGCCAACGCGCAGGCGCTGACCGAGATGGTGTACGAGATGGCGAGCCGCAACGACGCCGAGACGCTGCGGATCCTGAACGACGTCATCTTCCTCGCGGCGTTCTCGAACCCGGACGGGCTCGAGTTGGTGGCGAACTGGTACATGCGCGAGCGGGAGCCGGCGAAGCGGTCGATGGCCGGCCTTCCGGTGCTCTACCAGAAGTACATCGGGCACGACAACAACCGCGAGTCGCTCCTGATGAACATGCCGGAATCCGAATCAATCGGCCGCGCGCTCTACCGCGAGTGGTTCCCGCAGATCATGTTCAACCAGCACCAGAGCGGTCCGGCCGGAACGGTCCTGTTCGTCGGACAGATGCGCGATCCGTCGAACCCGTTCCTCGATCCGCTGATGGCGCCCAGCATGGAACTGGTGAGCGCCGCGATTCACGGCCGCTTCGTGGCGGAGGGCAAACCCGGCGCCACCAACCGTTCGTTCGCCAGCTACCAGAACTGGTGGAACGGCGGCGTCCGGAGCACGGCGTGCTTCCACAACCAGATCGGCATTCTGTCCGAGATCTCCGGGAGCCCGACGCCGATCGACATCGCCTTCGTTCCGAAGAACCTCGTGGCCACCAACGACAACCCGTTCCCGGTCCAGCCGCAGACGTGGCACTTCCGTCAGACGATCGAGTATCTGTTGACCGCCGACCGTGCGATTCTCGACATCGCGTCCGAGCACCGCGAGCACTTCCTGCTCAATGTCTACCGCATGGGCCGGAACGCGATCGACAAGGGGAATCGCGACACGTGGACCTTCACGTCCAGGCGGCTGGCCGAGGTGCAGGCGGCGATGGCGCGGGACAACGTGCAGCCGGGCCGCTCCGGCGCGCCGGCGAAGTACGCCGCGGGCCTGCGGGACCCGGTGCTGCGCGATGCCAGGGGCTACGTCCTTCCGTCGGATCAGCCCGATTTCCTCACCGCGACCAAGTTCGTCAACGCGCTCATCAAGAATGGCGTGACGGTGCACCTGGCCACGACGGCCTTCCGAATCGGCGACAAGAGCTATCCCGCCGGGTCGTACGTCGTGAAGACCGCCCAGGCATTCCGGCCGCACGTGCTCGACAACTTCGAGCCTCAGGACTATCCGGACGACTTCGCCTATCCGGGCGGCCCCCCCGTGCGCCCGTACGACGTGACCGGATACACGCTCGCTTTTCAGATGGGGGTGCAGTTCGATCGCATCGTCGAGGGGTTCGACGGCCCGTTCGAGAAGATCGAGGGGATGGCGCGCTCGCCCCGCGGCAGGCTCGTCGGTGCCGCCCGGCCTGCCGGGTACCTCTTGAGTCACCGCCCCAACGATGCCGCCACTGCCGTCAACCGTCTCCTCGCCCAGGGGGAGAGCGTGTACTGGCTCGATGCACCGCTGCAGGTCGGTTCGACCTCGTACCCGGCTGGAACAATCTACGTTCCGGCCAGGGCTTCGACCTCAGCCGCTGTAGCCGGGCTCGCCTCCGATGTGGGCCTCAATTTCGTGGGGCTGGCATCCGCGCCCGCGGGCGCCGCCCTTCGGCTGAAACCTCCACGCATCGGCGTGGTGGACGTCTACGGCGGGTCGATGCCCTCCGGATGGACGCAGTGGCTGCTCACGCAGTACCGCTTCCCTTTCCAGGTGATCTACCCCGCGACGCTCGACGCCGGCGATCTCGCCGCCAGGTTCGACGTGATCGTGCTCGAGGACGGTATCATGCGCGAGCCGGCGCGCGGCGAGGGCGGGCAGCCGAGGCTCGACGCCGCGGGCGTCCCCGCCGAGTTCCGTGATCGCCTCGGTGTTGTCACCGACACTCGGACGATTCCTCAACTGCGCCGCTTCCTCGAAGGCGGCGGCACCGTCATCGCAATCGGCACATCCACGTCGATCGCGGGCAAGCTGGGCCTGCAGGTCGCGAGCGCGCTCGTCGAACCGGGCACCGCCAGGAGCCTTCCGCCCGAGAAGTTCTACGCGCCCGGCAGCATCCTCCAGGTCCGTGTAGACACGGCCCAGCCGCTCGCCTACGGCCTGCCCGAGACACTCGACATCTTCTACGACAACAACCCGTTGTTCCGGATCCCGCCGGATTCCCCCGTCCGCCCGGTCGCGTGGTTCGACGCCGAACGCCCCGTGCGCAGCGGGTGGGCGTGGGGTGTGACGTACCTGAAACAGGCGGTGGCCGTGGCGGACGCCCCGGTGGGGAAGGGCCGGCTCCTTCTCTTCGGGCCGGAGGTGGCGTTCCGGGCCCATCCGCACGGGAGCTTCAAGTTCCTGTTCAACGGCTTGTTCGTCGGCGGCGCGGAGCGCGTGACGCTTCCGGCCCGGCGGAAGTGA
- a CDS encoding serine hydrolase domain-containing protein: MRGRTVLVVTFIVAAAVGVVTAARPPAPESERNLSRLDLLPRSRGCTQAATPTGLPGGSQGFRAEPPRFADPARRQTLAGAFVEIDRVVRDYAVRAHIPGAAWGLVIDGELAHLGVAGTREVGKEAPVDGDTVFRIASMTKSFTAMAILSLRDEGRLSLDDPAERYVPELRGLAYPTEDAPRLTVRHLLSHAAGLPEDNPWGDQQLSATEEQLSALLRGGIPFSNSPGVAYEYSNLGFAILGRIVVRVSGVSYREFVTARILRPLGMASSTLEPSEVPKGRLAHGYRWEDETWKEEPPLPDGAFGSMGGMLTSVRDLSRYVGAFLDAWPPRNGAEKSPVRRSSLREMQQAWRWRPATVGLEGASGAPRLNAGGYGFGLGMSQTCQFDHVVAHSGGLPGFGSLMRWLPEYGVGFIAFGNRTYTGWGGVADQVFAMLAKTGGLQPREVQPSPALAAAHDAVSRLVVAWDAGLIRQIAAVNLFLDRSEERRRADFEHLRAEVGTCRADGRFEVVENPLRGSWLLQCERGRVRASVTLAPTMPPTVQYLEVHAVPASGEPPRRPTCGQ, encoded by the coding sequence ATGCGCGGACGCACGGTACTTGTCGTCACCTTCATCGTCGCAGCCGCGGTGGGGGTCGTCACCGCGGCCCGCCCACCAGCCCCCGAGTCTGAACGGAATTTGTCGCGCCTCGATCTCCTGCCGCGCAGCCGCGGCTGCACTCAGGCGGCCACGCCAACTGGCCTGCCAGGCGGTTCGCAGGGATTCAGGGCCGAACCGCCGCGGTTCGCCGATCCCGCCAGGCGGCAGACGCTCGCCGGCGCCTTCGTCGAGATCGACCGCGTCGTGCGCGACTACGCCGTTCGCGCGCACATCCCCGGCGCCGCCTGGGGACTCGTGATTGACGGAGAGCTTGCGCACCTCGGCGTCGCGGGCACCCGGGAGGTTGGCAAGGAGGCCCCGGTGGACGGCGACACGGTGTTCCGCATCGCGTCGATGACCAAGAGCTTCACCGCGATGGCGATCCTCAGCCTGAGGGACGAGGGCCGGCTCTCGCTCGACGATCCTGCCGAACGATACGTCCCGGAACTGCGCGGGCTGGCGTACCCGACCGAAGACGCGCCTCGACTCACCGTGCGTCACCTCCTGTCGCACGCGGCCGGGCTCCCCGAGGACAACCCGTGGGGCGACCAGCAACTATCGGCCACTGAGGAGCAGTTGTCAGCGCTGCTGCGCGGCGGCATTCCGTTCTCCAATTCCCCGGGCGTGGCCTACGAGTACTCGAACCTCGGCTTCGCAATCCTCGGCCGCATCGTCGTGCGCGTGTCCGGCGTGTCGTACCGCGAGTTCGTGACGGCCCGGATCCTCCGTCCACTCGGCATGGCGTCTTCGACGCTGGAGCCGTCCGAGGTGCCGAAAGGCCGGCTGGCCCACGGCTACCGATGGGAAGACGAGACGTGGAAGGAGGAGCCGCCGCTACCCGATGGGGCCTTCGGCTCGATGGGTGGCATGCTCACGTCGGTGCGCGATCTTTCTCGCTACGTGGGCGCGTTCCTCGACGCGTGGCCTCCAAGAAATGGTGCCGAGAAGTCGCCGGTTCGGCGGTCGTCCCTTCGCGAGATGCAGCAGGCGTGGAGGTGGCGCCCGGCCACCGTCGGTCTGGAGGGTGCGAGTGGCGCGCCGCGCCTGAACGCAGGCGGGTACGGCTTCGGGCTTGGGATGTCCCAAACCTGCCAGTTCGATCACGTCGTCGCGCACAGCGGCGGTCTGCCTGGATTCGGTTCGTTGATGCGGTGGCTGCCCGAGTACGGCGTCGGGTTCATCGCCTTCGGCAACCGCACCTACACGGGATGGGGTGGAGTGGCCGACCAGGTCTTCGCGATGCTGGCGAAGACCGGGGGACTGCAGCCCCGTGAGGTTCAGCCCTCGCCGGCGCTGGCGGCGGCACACGACGCGGTCTCGCGCCTGGTCGTCGCGTGGGACGCCGGACTCATCCGACAGATCGCCGCCGTGAACCTGTTTCTCGACCGTTCGGAGGAGCGACGCCGAGCCGATTTCGAACACCTGCGCGCCGAGGTTGGAACCTGCCGTGCCGACGGCCGCTTCGAGGTCGTCGAGAATCCGTTGCGCGGGAGCTGGCTGTTGCAGTGCGAGCGCGGTCGCGTCCGGGCGTCGGTCACGTTGGCGCCCACGATGCCGCCGACGGTCCAGTACCTCGAGGTGCACGCTGTGCCGGCGTCCGGCGAACCACCGCGACGACCGACGTGCGGGCAATGA
- a CDS encoding radical SAM protein — MSGSKFWENLLTRAASGMWRLFQAGNRLIPAMRQPPPWAPPGASNAARSASAPFSLPRDTRSLCPDCVRDLRTRIAAGEVGLEDLRTSDAGQVPARIVDRDGHIVLEKHCAIHGTFEETLSTDAAFTRRIEGLFLGRDFDSSCDRLHNHGASSIRYGRGGVLTIDLTNRCDMMCDPCFMDANQVGYVHEPSFDEVKQLIDNALTIRPKRQISIQFSGGEPTLSPVFLDAIAYARKVGYFSVQAATNGIRFAQDPEFAKRAAEAGLRIAYLQFDGVGEDANAHRKVPNLFEVKLRAIEHLYNAGIDVVLVVTVVRTVNDRQVGHIIKFAVENADKVSFVAFQPVSFTGRDENIDEARKARQRYTLSQLVEDVHNQTGVLEPMRDWFPLSAVAVAADLTDLIKGPAAEFGTLKCACHPDCGVATALMVNKRTKAWAPLPRMLDVERFFADAAVIARSKRGPALTKIQSALALLRNYRPAHAPAGFQLRDLIKKFDKQSGGALGGKMGATDNQNRKGDDWLILFVAGMWFQDLWTYDFQRTEMCLIPYATPIGEIAFCAYNTGIGWRQIVEGMRCNPSVADWHRQHGRHEVYASPNKKVPLPVASRPAALSVPEDSTLGPGACPADRPQAAPGTELGHGVWPPAPCQPPAPHR, encoded by the coding sequence ATGTCCGGTTCCAAGTTCTGGGAAAACCTGCTGACGCGCGCGGCAAGCGGCATGTGGCGCCTGTTTCAGGCGGGAAACCGCCTGATTCCGGCGATGAGGCAGCCCCCCCCATGGGCGCCACCTGGCGCGTCCAACGCCGCCCGCTCGGCGTCGGCGCCGTTCTCCCTGCCCCGGGACACCCGGTCGCTGTGTCCCGATTGCGTCCGGGATCTCCGGACGCGCATCGCGGCGGGCGAGGTCGGCCTGGAAGACCTGCGGACCTCGGATGCCGGCCAGGTGCCCGCGCGCATTGTCGACCGCGACGGCCACATCGTGCTGGAGAAGCACTGCGCGATCCACGGCACGTTCGAAGAGACGCTGTCGACCGACGCCGCCTTCACCCGGCGCATCGAAGGCCTGTTCCTGGGCCGGGACTTCGACTCGTCGTGCGACCGGCTCCACAATCACGGGGCGTCCTCGATCCGCTACGGCCGCGGAGGCGTCCTGACCATCGACCTCACCAACCGCTGCGACATGATGTGCGACCCGTGCTTCATGGACGCCAACCAGGTGGGGTACGTGCACGAACCCTCGTTCGACGAGGTCAAGCAGCTCATCGACAACGCGCTGACCATCCGGCCGAAGCGGCAGATCTCGATTCAGTTCTCGGGCGGCGAGCCGACGCTGTCGCCGGTGTTCCTCGACGCGATTGCCTACGCGAGAAAGGTCGGCTACTTCAGCGTCCAGGCCGCCACCAACGGCATCCGCTTCGCGCAGGATCCGGAGTTCGCGAAGCGGGCCGCCGAGGCAGGCCTGCGCATCGCGTATCTGCAGTTCGACGGCGTCGGCGAGGACGCGAATGCGCACCGCAAGGTGCCGAACCTGTTCGAGGTGAAGCTCCGCGCGATCGAGCATCTCTACAACGCCGGCATCGACGTCGTTCTGGTCGTCACGGTGGTCAGGACCGTCAACGACCGGCAGGTCGGCCACATCATCAAGTTCGCCGTCGAGAATGCCGACAAGGTCAGCTTCGTGGCGTTCCAGCCCGTGTCGTTCACCGGGCGCGACGAGAACATCGACGAGGCACGGAAGGCGCGCCAGCGCTACACGCTGTCGCAGTTGGTCGAGGACGTGCACAACCAGACCGGGGTGCTCGAGCCGATGCGCGACTGGTTCCCGCTGTCGGCCGTGGCGGTGGCGGCGGACCTGACGGATCTGATCAAGGGTCCGGCCGCGGAGTTCGGCACCCTGAAGTGCGCCTGCCACCCGGATTGCGGCGTCGCCACCGCGCTCATGGTGAACAAGCGGACGAAGGCGTGGGCGCCGCTGCCCCGCATGCTGGACGTCGAGCGGTTCTTCGCCGACGCCGCGGTGATCGCGCGCTCGAAACGCGGACCGGCGCTGACGAAGATCCAGAGCGCGCTGGCGCTGCTCCGCAACTACCGCCCCGCCCACGCGCCGGCCGGTTTCCAACTGCGCGACCTGATCAAGAAGTTCGACAAGCAGAGCGGGGGGGCCCTGGGGGGCAAGATGGGGGCCACCGACAACCAGAATCGCAAGGGCGATGACTGGCTGATCCTCTTCGTCGCCGGAATGTGGTTCCAGGACCTGTGGACGTACGACTTCCAGCGAACGGAGATGTGCCTGATTCCGTATGCGACGCCGATCGGCGAGATCGCCTTCTGCGCCTACAACACGGGCATCGGCTGGCGCCAGATCGTCGAAGGCATGCGCTGCAACCCGAGCGTGGCGGACTGGCACCGCCAGCACGGGCGGCACGAGGTCTACGCAAGTCCCAACAAGAAGGTCCCGCTGCCCGTCGCCAGCCGGCCGGCCGCGCTGAGCGTGCCGGAGGACTCGACGCTCGGCCCCGGCGCCTGCCCGGCCGATCGGCCCCAAGCCGCACCGGGCACGGAACTCGGCCACGGCGTCTGGCCTCCTGCCCCGTGCCAGCCCCCGGCCCCGCACCGCTGA